Proteins encoded within one genomic window of Flavobacterium gilvum:
- the ilvC gene encoding ketol-acid reductoisomerase yields MANYFNSLPLRLQLEQLGVCEFMDQSEFANGIDALAGKKVVIVGCGAQGLNQGLNMRDSGLDISYALRAEAIAEKRASFKNANDNGFKVGTYEELIPTADLVCNLTPDKQHTAVVTAIMPLMKQGATLAYSHGFNIVEEGMQIRKDITVIMCAPKCPGSEVREEYKRGFGVPTLIAVHPENDPNGVGLDQAKAYAAATGGHRAGVLRSSFVAEVKSDLMGEQTILCGLLQTGSILCFDKMVAEGVEPGYASKLIQYGWETITEALKYGGITNMMDRLSNPAKIAAFNASEELKDIMRPLFRKHMDDIISGHFSKTMMEDWANDDVNLLSWRAATGETNFEKTPAGNVEISEQEYFDNGVLMVAMVRAGVELAFEAMTDSGIIEESAYYESLHETPLIANTIARKKLFEMNRVISDTAEYGCYLFDHACKPLIADYVKNAPSNLVGRPFNNGNNGVDNKELIEVNSIIRNHPVEEVGAWLRESMTAMKKIVG; encoded by the coding sequence ATGGCAAATTATTTCAATTCATTACCACTTAGATTACAATTAGAACAATTAGGAGTTTGCGAATTCATGGATCAATCAGAATTTGCAAATGGAATAGATGCATTAGCAGGAAAAAAAGTAGTCATTGTAGGTTGTGGAGCCCAAGGTTTGAACCAAGGTTTGAACATGAGAGATTCAGGTTTGGATATTTCTTATGCACTTCGTGCTGAAGCTATTGCAGAAAAAAGAGCTTCTTTTAAAAATGCTAATGATAATGGTTTCAAAGTGGGAACTTATGAAGAACTAATCCCAACAGCTGATTTAGTTTGTAACCTTACACCAGATAAACAACACACTGCTGTGGTTACTGCAATTATGCCTTTGATGAAACAAGGAGCTACATTGGCATATTCACACGGTTTCAATATTGTTGAAGAAGGAATGCAAATCCGTAAAGACATTACTGTTATTATGTGTGCACCTAAGTGTCCAGGATCTGAAGTGCGTGAAGAATATAAAAGAGGTTTTGGAGTTCCAACTCTTATCGCTGTTCACCCAGAAAACGATCCTAATGGAGTAGGATTGGATCAAGCAAAAGCTTATGCTGCTGCTACTGGAGGTCACAGAGCGGGAGTTTTGAGATCTTCTTTTGTTGCCGAAGTAAAATCAGATTTAATGGGTGAGCAAACAATCTTGTGTGGATTGTTGCAAACAGGTTCTATCTTGTGTTTTGACAAAATGGTTGCCGAAGGTGTAGAACCAGGATATGCATCTAAATTAATTCAATACGGATGGGAAACTATCACAGAAGCATTGAAATATGGTGGTATCACAAACATGATGGATAGATTATCTAATCCAGCTAAAATAGCTGCATTTAATGCTTCTGAAGAATTAAAAGACATTATGCGTCCGTTATTCAGAAAACACATGGATGATATTATTTCTGGTCACTTTTCTAAAACAATGATGGAAGATTGGGCAAATGATGATGTTAATTTGTTGTCTTGGAGAGCTGCAACAGGAGAAACTAATTTTGAAAAAACTCCAGCAGGTAATGTTGAAATTTCTGAACAAGAGTATTTTGACAATGGAGTATTAATGGTTGCAATGGTAAGAGCTGGTGTAGAATTGGCTTTTGAAGCAATGACTGATTCAGGAATTATTGAAGAATCTGCTTATTACGAATCATTACACGAAACTCCGCTTATTGCTAATACAATTGCAAGAAAAAAATTATTCGAAATGAACCGTGTAATTTCTGATACTGCCGAGTACGGATGTTATTTATTTGATCATGCTTGTAAGCCATTAATCGCTGATTACGTAAAAAATGCACCAAGTAACTTAGTAGGTCGTCCATTCAATAACGGAAATAACGGAGTTGATAACAAAGAATTAATAGAAGTTAATTCAATCATTAGAAACCACCCAGTTGAAGAAGTTGGAGCCTGGTTGAGAGAATCGATGACAGCA